In Silene latifolia isolate original U9 population chromosome X, ASM4854445v1, whole genome shotgun sequence, the following proteins share a genomic window:
- the LOC141616929 gene encoding uncharacterized protein LOC141616929, with the protein MRHILTCNNFIVLLVEKCNGRLWYLVLFYGAPSFHLRQPVLDDLEECLSTLVHPFLILGDFNQVEFGSDKLSLNTRSISGAVEFNHWKINNQLVDIPFKGPRFTWCNNRKGSKRVYERLDRALGSKDWLMLFPETGIKHYPIQISDHAPIELDLHLTRNKSNKPYKVDAWVLEYDECICIIQDVWKRHVRGSPAFKVARILSMVRQEVRHWALDKTLEWHQKWDNFDLELEKGMDAAINDGDDAVYTRANDNVREFAKAAAVFWRQRVKLKWMIEGDTCTKYFFNWVKGRAGRNFILGIKNGNESWIYEPDLDGDMFHESFYNLFNPPNDTDEDYIGSL; encoded by the coding sequence ATGCGCCACATTTTGACTTGTAATAATTTTATCGTTTTATTAGTCGAAAAATGTAATGGTCGTTTATGGTACTTGGTGCTTTTTTATGGTGCCCCATCCTTTCATTTGCGACAGCCGGTCCTTGATGATTTGGAGGAATGTTTGTCTACTCTTGTACATCCATTCCTTATTTTGGGAGATTTTAATCAAGTCGAGTTTGGAAGTGATAAACTAAGTTTGAATACAAGATCGATCAGTGGGGCAGTGGAGTTCAATCATTGGAAAATTAATAATCAATTGGTGGACATTCCATTTAAAGGGCCACGATTCACTTGGTGTAATAATCGTAAAGGTTCTAAGCGAGTATACGAGAGGCTTGATAGAGCGCTTGGTTCCAAGGATTGGCTTATGCTGTTCCCGGAGACGGGAATTAAACATTATCCTATACAAATATCGGATCATGCGCCAATTGAATTGGATTTGCACCTCACACGAAATAAAAGTAACAAGCCTTATAAAGTGGATGCATGGGTCTTAGAGTATGATGAGTGTATTTGTATTATTCAAGATGTTTGGAAGCGTCATGTTCGGGGATCGCCGGCATTCAAAGTCGCAAGAATACTTTCTATGGTACGACAAGAAGTACGACACTGGGCTTTGGATAAGACGCTAGAGTGGCATCAGAAATGGGACAATTTTGATTTAGAACTGGAAAAGGGTATGGATGCTGCAATTAACGATGGTGATGATGCTGTGTATACAAGGGCCAATGATAATGTGCGTGAGTTCGCAAAGGCCGCTGCGGTTTTTTGGCGCCAAAGGGTTAAATTAAAATGGATGATTGAAGGGGATACTTGTACAAAGTACTTTTTCAATTGGGTCAAAGGAAGAGCGGGTCGAAATTTTATTCTAGGGATCAAGAATGGTAATGAGAGTTGGATTTATGAACCGGACCTTGATGGGGATATGTTCCATGAATCGTTCTATAATTTATTTAATCCGCCTAACGATACTGATGAAGACTATATAGGGTCACTTTAA